In Pectinophora gossypiella chromosome 17, ilPecGoss1.1, whole genome shotgun sequence, one DNA window encodes the following:
- the LOC126374258 gene encoding uncharacterized protein LOC126374258: MYPISDNVRQDLVTVVPASLINEISCFVFYDHHPRDNKNIDIIVCTTRCEVKEFYQRDSVYSIGLEINSKPIEIKILRNNKCEQFYLVATKNEVVVLTRKEELRVLHTIDNVDSYEVGDSLCRGKACLKIIRNDDAVPLVFDDSFVNLGIRAEILESLSADDTSPVMTHLKRKLTQAKYDVKENEKIYNDLMKLRQGAAYLYYKTVSPNSADAVFNEAGGSSGGLSMKNQSPWVKICNKSIVAVFELLDKTKVPVEDMYFLLDNPTSLSMVYTTKLYEKIPISPFWKENNSTKINKDSTTAVVLVIDMKEFKYNVNVGIELFGVVAYKSEGKEQFLSIENICLSPSDIMGEHFDVLSTVHSQDKDNYKLLALLATTEKTQLLLRHIKQENDPQVNLLDILCEHLHMERITAAHNIIIHKQSPYHILHGVLIIEDLVASEVGKWSISLHTRSPSQFLAFIHYLHDAVPYRVLPTTTNQIITSRGEHDLSVYDEDPTNTFKEINYMGIHTSTLKQTATLIEYLDDCMTKMNDSRDPAVLNKIGTEIDIFAGGQISYVEFRKKLLQEALQGIRDAENQSSRTVFQGTSMTFSFDDLD; this comes from the exons ATGTATCCAATATCTGATAACGTGAGACAAGATTTGGTCACTGTGGTTCCTGCATCTTTAATTAACGAGATATCTTGTTTCGTTTTCTACGACCATCATCCGCGAGATAACAAGAATATTGATATTATTGTTTGTACTACGAGATGTGAAGTAAAAGAGTTTTATCAACGAGATTCTGTATATTCGATTGGTCTCGAAATTAATTCAAAACCCATTGAAATAAAAATCCTTAGGAATAACAAGTGTGAACAGTTTTACTTAGTTGCTACCAAAAATGAAGTTGTTGTGTTGACAAGAAAAGAAGAGTTACGAGTTTTACATACTATCGATAATGTGGATAGCTATGAGGTGGGGGATTCCTTGTGTAGAGGAAAAGCATGTCTTAAAATTATTCGCAATGATGATGCAGTACCATTGGTTTTTGATGACAGCTTTGTCAACTTGGGAATAAGAGCTGAAATCCTGGAATCTTTGAGTGCAGACGATACATCGCCGGTAATGACACACCTCAAAAGGAAGCTGACACAGGCTAAGTATGACGTGAAGGAGAATGAGAAAATCTACAATGATTTGATGAAATTGAGGCAAGGTGCtgcttacttatattataaaacagTTAGTCCAAACTCTGCTGATGCAGTTTTTAATGAAGCTGGG gGATCCAGTGGAGGATTATCAATGAAAAATCAAAGTCCATGGGTCAAAATCTGTAATAAAAGTATTGTTGCAGTCTTTGAACTACTGGATAAGACTAAAGT GCCAGTTGAAGATATGTATTTTTTACTTGACAATCCAACATCCCTTTCAATGGTATATACTACAAAGTTATATGAAAAAATTCCCATATCACCATTTTGGAAAGAAAATAACTCtactaaaattaataaagacagtACCACTGCAGTAGTCCTTGTCATTGATATGAAGGAGTTCAAATATAATGTCAATGTGGGAATAGAGTTATTCGGTGTTGTTGCATACAAATCTGAAGGCAAAGAGCAGTTTCTGAGTATTGAAAATATATGTTTGTCACCCTCAGATATTATGGGTGAACACTTTGATGTATTATCGACAGTCCATTCACAAGATAAAGATAACTACAAATTACTGGCGTTACTAGCTACCACAGAAAAGACTCAACTCCTGTTAAGGCACATCAAACAGGAAAATGATCCACAAGTCAATTTACTAGACATACTTTGTGAGCATTTGCACATGGAGAGAATAACTGCTgctcataatataattattcacAAACAGTCTCCTTATCACATACTTCATGGTGTTTTAATCATAGAAGATTTAGTGGCAAGTGAAGTTGGTAAATGGAGTATTTCTTTACATACCAG GTCACCTTCTCAATTTCTGGCGTTCATCCACTACTTGCACGATGCTGTACCCTACAGAGTCTTACCAACAACAACTAATCAGATAATTACCTCCAGAGGGGAACACGACCTATCTGTATATGATGAAGACCCTACTAATACTTTTAAAGAAATTAACTATATGGGAATTCATACATCTACACTTAAGCAGACTGCTACATTGATTGAATACCTTGATGATTGCATGACTAAAATGAATGATAGCAGGGATCCAGCTGTTCTTAATAAGATTGGCACCGAGattgatatttttgctggtggTCAAATTTCATATGTTGAGTTCAGAAAGAAATTGTTACAAGAGGCCTTACAAGGCATAAGAGATGCTGAAAATCAGTCCTCTAGAACAGTATTTCAAGGTACAAGTATGACTTTTTCCTTTGATGATTTGGACTGA
- the LOC126374257 gene encoding uncharacterized protein LOC126374257, translated as MTPALLLLLLAAAAGARVGDLARTDTGDVFTLLGNECGPAQCAEHGAGASDASDACACSCPTRAPLFREDRELCVDDLPECSLATFGTGSGVQRIPFVYLPLKGQIIHPSREITFQNVKTPICAVSGAQFLTRKGFLDLRNTLDADVPFSLFRDEGRTFLQWSGEDEVRARMSGRVMVVRLLCRDVSAPPTSPLDLRGVFTPCVAFRVQGTPPRHSTNVTEVQFAPNAQTSDATSTSGLSVTEYVAIGISSLLLGLIYVASVFLYLHIRKRRKAASEEGSDRRLKGLKKKDGTTITERDIIRINTERVQSLPNALGQDDGVVKKNPLLSLGRQFHDSKSSFPSDSGSNMSDSEDFADGSVRSEDNMSNNQTTSAVIHLHHSDMKLQNENSELSHRDESGIERLPDEHVSIVETTDDREIARPVGTTRRKLYFNPAYFEPNLMAEPPAAALEFLVKIREVISIAKHKMAAKRFHPVLNQIPEEETYPSTRNSIELYQGLGSQRSGSVISLKRENSRKRSINCVGCPGCKTDSTDVQNFMKYDVPACSNCLSNKGDKQNSIRKWLENIPTGKQQSFYNDFLPTANQNGLVNSLLSLPANESRCKLKKQNSFSATNSMYLADHFPVPKKSSTMSVRSEPPLRNYNLPLPEFDNTEYQPNSYNSYCQTVSRVDDIRPIGLSDYRPSSLRGSAIINHRRLKFINNKNALPDMVNEAIALDHCTKSYNQSSSDEERFLNDIPINTRQVYTRNHSESPSGNDYETDSLERNSHKKGISTPTDYPDIPSSQASPSLSNALPLEEELTMRNAVYKHSSSNSNTPSPQRDIFIDQNHYESIGKQKGILIQKTPNNDTIKTANQSNDYSLVSEVYVNNNYNFGSTPTSPSGSECSMGSRKLSGNIDSTTEEKPGCLTIEVKDPPENYIKIHESDGFEPDTLDRKHAKHKEIVESIQFSRKDLLKNINDINSPQSQRIQLRSSGTFTKTNEKVEYAAKFNSLRNEYEHRKNVFERPKLSPTTFNDSKSEKAIDDNWEEAAEWQTEEGRILTLELRHSKRQRQCTPPTIKQIKNLARPDILPPLPPTDENPIYEQPTFPPRRVEIDRLPTSPDEVDSKNESGRSLSPRIFMKNTIEPTMRRNSVPHESYSGPSCSPQRASVDKLSSGYENFDSTNVNTETTRKSDLCRNFNRRPFSRSFCGGDINTNTFVKVSKSEGYSKPRFRRKKGSNVEDSGYLSSDSTSSRQVQRKIVVAKIVSCSESDDTENEARSESGAESVETHSVYFGSFRKLQGIENKLKGARDSSRKQRLSKEYL; from the exons ATGACACCGGCGCTGCTGTTGTTGCTGCTAGCAGCAGCGGCAGGCGCGCGGGTGGGCGACCTCGCGCGCACCGACACCGGAGACGTCTTCACGCTGCTTG GCAACGAATGTGGGCCGGCGCAATGCGCGGAGCACGGCGCGGGCGCAAGCGACGCGAGCGACGCGTGCGCTTGTTCGTGTCCTACGCGCGCACCGCTGTTCCGCGAGGACCGGGAGCTCTGCGTTGATGACCTACCAG AATGCTCGTTGGCTACATTCGGGACCGGCTCCGGGGTGCAACGGATCCCGTTCGTGTATCTGCCATTGAAAGGCCAAATTATACATCCATCGAGAGAGATAACCTTCCAAA ATGTCAAAACGCCGATATGCGCAGTGTCAGGAGCTCAGTTTCTCACACGTAAAGGATTCTTGGATCTTCGGAACACACTTGACGCAGACGTGCCCTTTAGTCTATTCCGGGATGAAGGCAGGACTTTTCTTCAA TGGAGTGGTGAGGACGAGGTGCGCGCGCGCATGTCGGGCCGTGTCATGGTGGTGCGGCTACTATGTCGCGACGTGTCGGCGCCTCCGACCTCCCCTCTGGATCTGAGGGGAGTCTTCACGCCCTGTGTCGCCTTCAGGGTGCAGGGAACGCCGCCCAGACACAGTACTA ACGTAACCGAAGTCCAGTTTGCCCCTAATGCCCAGACATCAGACGCCACTAGCACTTCTGGCCTGTCGGTCACAGAATACGTCGCCATAGGCATCAGCTCTCTCCTCCTCGGACTAATATATGTAGCCTCTGTATTCCTTTACCTACACATCAGAAAACGACGAAAAGCGGCTTCCGAGGAAGGAAGTGATAGAAGACTGAAAGGGTTAAAAAAGAAAGACGGAACAACTATAACTGAAAGAGATATAATTCGAATTAACACCGAACGAGTTCAATCACTACCTAATGCTTTAGGACAAGATGATGGAGTCGTCAAGAAAAATCCTTTGCTCAGTTTAGGTCGACAATTCCATGATTCAAAAAGCAGTTTTCCTAGTGACTCGGGCAGTAACATGTCTGACTCTGAAGACTTCGCTGATGGTAGTGTACGAAGCGAAGACAACATGAGTAAT AATCAAACAACATCTGCCGTAATACATTTACATCATAGCGACATGAAACTCCAAAATGAGAATTCAGAATTGTCGCACCGAGATGAGTCAGGAATCGAGCGCCTTCCTGACGAACATGTTTCTATAGTGGAAACTACTGACGACAGAGAAATCGCACGACCAGTCGGCACCACTAGACGGAAACTCTACTTCAATCCCGCCTACTTCGAACCTAATTTGATGGCG GAACCACCAGCAGCAGCCTTAGAATTTCTTGTCAAAATCAGAGAAGTTATATCAATAGCAAAACACAAAATGGCCGCCAAACGCTTCCACCCAGTTTTAAATCAAATACCTGAAGAAGAAACTTATCCTTCAACGAGGAATAGTATCGAACTGTATCAGGGTCTAGGAAGTCAGAGAAGCGGAAGCGTCATAAGTCTAAAGAGAGAAAATAGCAGGAAGAGATCAATTAATTGTGTCGGTTGCCCAGGCTGCAAGACAGACAGCACAGACGTGcaaaatttcatgaaatatgatgtCCCTGCTTGCTCAAACTGTCTCAGCAATAAAGGTGATAAACAAAATAGCATCCGAAAGTGGTTGGAAAACATTCCAACGGGAAAACAACAATCGTTTTACAACGATTTTCTGCCAACTGCAAATCAAAATGGCTTGGTCAATTCCCTTCTCTCGCTACCTGCTAATGAAAGTCGATGCAAATTGAAAAAGCAAAATAGCTTTTCTGCAACAAACTCTATGTACTTGGCAGATCATTTCCCAGTTCCTAAAAAGTCATCTACTATGTCAGTAAGATCAGAACCGCCTTTGAGGAACTATAATCTGCCTTTACCTGAATTTGATAATACGGAATACCAACCCAACAGTTACAATTCTTACTGTCAAACTGTTTCGAGAGTAGACGACATAAGACCAATTGGATTAAGCGATTACCGCCCTAGTAGTCTACGAGGCAGTGCAATAATAAATCACAGGAGACTCAAATTTATCAACAATAAAAATGCTTTACCGGATATGGTTAATGAAGCCATTGCACTCGACCACTGTACAAAATCGTATAATCAGAGCAGTTCTGATGAAGAGAGATTTCTTAACGATATTCCGATTAACACAAGACAAGTTTATACCAGAAATCATTCCGAAAGTCCTTCAGGTAACGACTACGAAACTGACAGTTTGGAACGTAATTCTCACAAGAAAGGAATATCAACACCCACAGACTATCCAGATATACCTTCATCTCAAGCTAGCCCCAGTTTGAGCAATGCATTACCACTTGAAGAGGAGCTCACAATGAGAAACGCCGTATATAAACATTCCAGTAGCAACAGTAATACTCCATCGCCACAGAGGGACATCTTCATTGATCAAAATCATTACGAATCCATTGGTAAACAAAAAGGGATTCTTATACAGAAAACTCCGAACAATGACACAATTAAAACTGCAAACCAAAGCAACGACTACAGTTTAGTAAGCGaagtttatgtaaataataactataatttTGGTAGCACACCGACATCTCCTAGTGGTTCAGAATGTTCTATGGGAAGTAGGAAACTTTCAGGGAATATAGATAGCACTACAGAAGAAAAACCCGGTTGTTTAACAATTGAAGTTAAAGATCCACcagaaaattatattaaaattcatgaatcaGACGGATTTGAGCCCGACACTCTAGACCGAAAACATGCAAAACACAAAGAAATTGTAGAAAGCATTCAATTTAGTAGAAAAGATCTCTTGAAGAATATTAATGATATTAATAGTCCACAGAGCCAACGGATACAACTACGAAGTAGTGGAACTTTCACgaaaactaacgaaaaagtGGAATATGCGGCAAAATTTAACAGTTTAAGGAATGAATACGAACATCGCAAAAACGTATTTGAACGTCCAAAACTATCTCCAACAACATTTAATGATTCCAAAAGTGAAAAAGCAATAGATGATAACTGGGAAGAGGCCGCAGAGTGGCAAACAGAAGAAGGTCGTATACTAACTTTGGAACTAAGACATTCTAAGAGGCAACGTCAATGCACTCCACCAACCATAAAGCAAATTAAAAATCTGGCTCGCCCAGACATTTTACCGCCGCTACCCCCGACAGACGAAAATCCGATATACGAACAACCAACTTTTCCACCAAGAAGGGTAGAAATCGATAGATTACCGACGTCGCCAGACGAAGTCGATTCAAAAAACGAGAGTGGCAGAAGCCTCAGTCCGAGGATATTTATGAAGAATACGATTGAACCAACTATGCGTAGAAATTCAGTTCCTCATGAATCCTACAGTGGACCCTCCTGCAGTCCACAGAGAGCTTCTGTCGATAAGCTATCCTCGGGCTACGAAAACTTTGATTCTACTAATGTGAATACAGAAACTACAAGAAAGAGCGATCTTTGTAGAAACTTTAATAGAAGACCTTTTAGCCGAAGTTTTTGTGGCGGTGATATAAATACGAACACTTTCGTGAAAGTGTCTAAAAGCGAAGGTTACTCCAAACCACGCTTTAGGCGGAAGAAAGGTTCTAACGTGGAAGATTCGGGGTACTTAAGTAGTGACTCAACTAGTTCTCGCCAGGTTCAAAGAAAAATTGTTGTGGCTAAAATAGTGAGTTGTAGTGAAAGTGACGATACCGAAAACGAAGCTAGAAGTGAATCAGGAGCTGAAAGTGTAGAGACACATTCTGTTTATTTCGGCAGTTTCAGAAAACTGCAAGGTattgaaaacaaactaaaagGTGCTAGAGACAGTAGTAGAAAACAAAGACTTTCTAAAGAATATTTATAG